The region AGGGCTCCAGGATGTCCCTCTGCCCGACGCCCTGCTCCTTGACCTCGATGACCAAAAGCCCCTGGCTGCGCAGCGCCGCGGCGACGGACATCGGGTCCGGGCCCTCCACGGTGTCCCGCACCACCTGCCCCTGCCGGTCGCGGGCCTTGTAGGCGAAGACGCCCACCTAGAAGACCCCCCGCGCGCCGCCCGCGTAGGCCCCGGCGAGCCGCCGCAGCTCGTCGGGGTTCGAGGCGTGCCGCCCGGCCTCCTCGGGGGAGACCACGCCCCGGCGGACGAGGCCCGCGAGCGCGGCGTCGAGCGTCTGCATCCCGAACTTGCCGCCGGTCTGCATCGCGGAGTAGAGCTGGTGGTTCTTCCCCTCCCGGATGAGGTTGCGCACCCCCGGGGTGGCCACGAGCACCTCGCAGGCCACCACCCGCCCGCGGCCGTCGCGCCGCCTGAGGAGCGTCTGGGTGACGATGCCCTGCAGCGCGTTGGCCAGCTGCGCGCGCACCTGGGCCTGCTGGTGGGGCGGGAAGACGTCCACGATGCGGTCCACGGTCTGCGGGGCGTCCTGGGTGTGGAGCGTCCCGAAGACCAGGTGGCCGGTCTCCGCGGCGGTGACGGCGAGCGAGATGGTCTCGAGGTCCCGCATCTCCCCCACCAGGATCACGTCCGGGTCCTGCCGCAGCACGTGCCGGAGCGCCGCGGCGAAGCTGCGGGTGTCGGAGGAGACCTCCCGCTGGTTGACGATGCAGCGCTTGTGCCGGTGCAGGAACTCTATGGGGTCCTCGATGCTCATGATGTGGCCGCTGCGGGTCTCGTTGATGCGGTCGATCATGGCGGCGAGCGTGGTGGACTTGCCGCTGCCGGTGGGCCCGGTGACGAGCACGAGCCCGCGCGGCTTCTCGGTGAGCCCCTCCACGGCCTCGGGGAGCCCCAGCTCGCCGAGGCCCTTTATCTCGTGGGGGATGGCCCGGAAGGCGGCCCCGAGCGAGCCCCGCTGGAAGTAGACGTTGACCCGGAAGCGGGCCGCGCCGGGGACGGAGTAGGAGAAGTCCAGCTCCCAGTCGTTCTCCAGCCGCCGCCGCTGCTCGTCGGTGAGGATGTCGTAGACGAGGTCGCGGGTGGCCACCGGGGTGAGCGGCGGGTGGTCCAGAGGCCGCACCTCGCCGTCCACGCGCACCGCCGGCGGGCTGCCCGCCGTGAGGTGCAGGTCGCTGGCCCCGGCCTCGAGCATCTCAAGCAGGAAGTCCCCGAGCCCGTTCTCCGCCACCATGCCGCTCATACCACCGTCCTCAACGCTTCCTCGATCGTCGTCGTGCCGCGGGCCGCCTTCAGGAGCGCGTCCTCCCGCAGCCGCACCATCCCGCCCGCCTCGGCCGCCCGGGCGATCTCCGCGGTGGAGGCGCGCCGCAGGACGAGCTCCCCCACCGCCTCGTCCACCATCATCAGCTCGTAGACCCCGATCCTGCCCCGGTAGCCGGTCCCGCCGCACCACTCGCAGCCCACCGCCCGGTGAAAGCTCGCCTCCTCCTCGGAGATCAGCTGGAAGGGGAAGCCGATGCCCTCGAGCAGGCCCCTCTCCACCTCCGCCGGCCTCCGGCACCGCTCGCACAGCCGGCGGGCGAGCCGCTGGGCGACCACGCAGTCCACCGCCGAGGCGGTCAGGAAGGGCTCCACGCCCATGTCGGTGAGGCGGGTGAGCGCCCCGGGGGCGTCGCTGGTGTGGAGCGTGGCCAGGACCAGATGCCCGGTGAGGGCGGACTCCACCGCGATCTTGGCGGTCTCGTGGTCTCTTATCTCCCCGATCATCACGACGTCCGGGTCGCTGCGCAGGATGCTCCTGAGCGCGGAGGCGAAGCTCAGGCCGATGCGGGGGTTGACCTGGATCTGGTTTATCCCCTCGATCCTGTACTCCACCGGGTCCTCCACGGTGATGATGTTCTTCCGGGGGTCGTTGAGCTCGGCGAGCGTGGCGTACAGGGTGGTGGACTTGCCGCTGCCGGTGGGCCCGGTGACGAGGATCGCCCCGTAGGGCCTGCGGAAGACGCTCTCGTAGCGGCGGTGGAGCTCCGGGGAGAGCCCGAGCTCCGGCAGCCGGGCCGCGGCGTGCGAGTTGTCCAGCAGCCGCAGCACGACCTTCTCCCCGTGCACGGTGGGCAGCGAGGCCACCCGGAAGTCCACCTTCTGCTGCCCGATCCTCACCGAGAACCGCCCGTCCTGCGGCAGCCGCCGCTCGGCGATGTCCAGCCCGGAGACGAGCTTGAGCCGGGAGATCACCCCGCTCTGCAGCCTGTGGGGGATGGACATGACCTCCCGGAGCAGTCCGTCCACCCGGACCCTCACGGCGAGCCTGCCGGGGCGCGGCTCGAGGTGGATGTCCGAGGCCCCGTCGGAGATGGCCTGCTGCAGGATGGAGCTCACCAGCCGTATGACGGGCCGCTCCTCGGCCCCTGCCCCGGCCCCGAGGTCGAGGTCGTCGTCCTCTTCCCGCGCCTCACGAAGCTCCGCCTCCCGCAGGATGCCGGTCACCCGCTCGTCCACGGCGAAGAGCTTTATCTGCAGCCTGCGGATGGCCTCCTCGGTGGCCACCACCGGGGTGACGGGGTAGCCGGAGAGCATCCGCAGGTCGTCGAGCGCCTGCAGGTCGGTGGGGTCCGCGAGGGCGGCCACGAGCCTCCCCTCCTCCAGCCGCAGGGGGAGCGCCCTGTGGCGGCGCAGCACCCTCTCCGGGACGAGGCCGAGCGCGGCCGGGTCCACGTCCCGCTCGGAGGGCTCGAGGTAGCCGAGCCCGAGCCGCCGCGCCCGGGCCCGCGCCAGCTCCTCGGCCGAGACGTACCCCAGGGAGACGAGGATCTGGCCGAGATCCCGGGGGTCGTGCTTCTGGGCCTCCACGGCGCGGTGCAGCTGCTCCTCGGTGAGGCTCCCCTCCGAGAGCAGGAGGCTCCAGACGCTGCGGTTTCTCTCCCTGCCTCCCGTTGTCCCGGATCCTGCGGCCATGCTCTCCTGTCTAGTCTTCCTCCCGCTTTGCGCAAGAGGGCGTCCCCTCCTCCTGCCCGGGTTCTCCAGCCCTCCGCGAGAAGCGACGCTTGCCCGTCTCTGCATGGGGGGTTATCGGCGGGAGGGGGCGCTTTCTTTAGGGCCTGCGGGGCAGGATTACACTCTTCGTGTGATTTCGTTCACCCGCGGCGTAAAGGTTCCATCCCCCCCGTCCGATAAACCCTGCTGCTCGGGGTTGTCGTACGAGGCGTGCTTGCGGAGGAAGATGGAGTCGAGCGGAGGCGGGCCCGGGAACCGGCGGGATCTATCGAGGATCGAGGGGCTCCTGGAGGAGATGGTTGCGATGGGGGGCAGCGACCTGCACCTGAAGGTGGGCAGCCCGCCGGTGGTGCGCGTTGACGGGCTCTTGCGGCGGCTGGAGGGCTTCGCGGACCTCGAGCCCGCGCACACGGTGGAGGCCCTCTCCCAGATACTCCCCGCCGCGCTCGCCCGGGACTTCGAGGTGGAGGGGGAGGCGGACTTCTCCTACTCGGTCGAGGGGCTCGGGCGCTTCCGGGTGAACGCCTTCCGCCAGCGCGGCTCGGTTTCGCTGGCGATGCGCTTCGTGCCGTTCGAGGTGCCGCGCTTTGAGGAGCTGGGGCTGCCCGAGGCGGTGGGGCGCCTGGCGAGGGAGGAGCGGGGCATCGTGCTGGTCACCGGCACCACTGGCAGCGGCAAGTCCACCACGCTCGCCGCCATGATCGACCTCATAAACCGCTCGGAGGCCCGGCACATCGTGACCGTGGAGGACCCCATAGAGTTTCTGCACCGGGACCGCAGGAGCATCATCAACCAGCGGGAGGTGGGGATGGACACCGCCTCCTTCTCGCGGGCGCTGCGGCGGGTGCTGCGGCAGGACCCCGACGTGATCCTGATCGGGGAGATCCGGGACGCCGAGACCGCCCAGATAGCCCTCTCCGCCGCCGAGACCGGCCACCTGGTGCTCTCCACCCTGCACACGGTGGACGCCACCGAGACGGTGAACCGGCTCATAGACCTCTTCCCCCCGCACGAGCGGGTGCAGGTGCGCTCGATGCTGGCGGGCACCCTGCGCGGGATCGTCGGCCAGCGGCTGCTGCGGGCCAGGGACGGTGGCCGGGTGGTGGCCTGCGAGGTGCTGGTGGCCACCGGGAGGATCCGGGAGTTCATCCTGGATGCGTCGAAGACCGCCCAGATACAGGAGGCGATCGCCGAGGGCGGCTACTACGGGATGCAGACCTACGACCAGGCGCTCCTGGAGCTGGTGCGCGAGGGCCGGGTGGGCTACGAGGAGGCGGTGCGGGCCTCCAGCCAGCCGCAGAACTTCCGCCTGATGGTGCGCTCTCTGGGGATCGGGGGCTAGCCCCCGCGGGATGGTGTATGCTTCCCGCGGAGACGGCGGTTCCCTCTTTGGCAAGGGAGGAGCGTGGCGACACCCCATGAGAGATGAGCGTCTGAGGAAGCTGGCGCGGCTGCTGGTCGAGTACTCCATAGGGGCCCGCGAGGGGGAGCAGGTGCTCCTCTCCGGCGGGGCGGCGGCGGGGCCCCTGATCCGGGAGGTCTACACGAGCCTGCTCGAGGCCGGGGCGATACCCTTCGTGCACGCCTCCCTGCCGGGACTGCAGGAGCGCTTCTTCGAGCACGCCCGGGAGCTGCACTACCGGAAGACCCCGCCGATGGTCCGCGCCCTCTACGAGCGGGCCGACGCCTTCGTGAACATCCTCGCGCCCACCAACACCCGGGCGCTCGCCGGGGTGGACCCGGAGAAGCAGCAGGCGCTCAGCCGCCGGGACAAGGAGCTCTCGGACATGGTCCTGAAGCGGGACCGCTGGGTGCTCACCCTGTTCCCCACCGACGCGCTGGCCCAGGAGTCGGAGATGGGCCTGGAGGAGTACGAGGACTTCGTCTTTGCGGCGATGGCGCTCGAGGAGGAAGACCCGGTGGCCTTCTGGCGCGAGAAGTCCCGGCGGCAGGAGCGCCTCAAGGAGAGGCTGGAGCGGGCGCGCGAGATCCGCATCACCGGCCCCGAGACGGACCTGACCCTCTCGGTGGAGGGCCGGACGTTCGTGAACTCCGCCGGCACCCACAACATGCCCTGCGGCGAGGTCTTCACCGGCCCGGTGGAGGACTCGGCCAACGGGCGCATCTACTTCGGCGTGCCGGTGGCGGTGGCCGGCCGGGAGGTCTCCGGGGTGCGGCTGCGGTTCGAGAACGGGCGGGTGGTGGAGGCCAGCGCCGAGAAGGGGGAGGAGTACCTCCGCTCGATGCTCGACGCCGACGAGGGCGCCCGCTACCTGGGGGAGCTGGGCATAGGGACGAACTACCACATCCCCCGCCCCACCCGGAACATCCTCTTCGACGAGAAGCTGGGCGGGACGGTGCACCTGGCGCTCGGCCGCTCCTACGAGGCCACGGGCGGCCGGAACTCCTCCAGCATCCACTGGGACCTCATCTGCGACCTGCGCGGGGGCGGCGAGATCCGCGCCGACGGGGAGCTCGTCCAGAAGGACGGGCGCTTTGTCGGCCTGGAGCTGGGGTGAGGCGATGCCCGGCGGCGAGATGACCCTGAGGGTGGCCAACGTGCAGAGCGAGGGCGAGCTGGAGCTCGTCCGCGACGTGCTCGACGAGCTCGGCGGCCGCTACGAGTACCTGGGCTCCGACCCGGAGGAGGGCTTCCCCCAGACGGCGTACTTCGAGCTCTCCTCCGAGCTCGGCGACGACGCCGAGGAGCTGCTCGCCAGGCTCTCCGCCGAGCACGGCTTCGAGGCCGAGATCCTGGACTGAAACCCGCCTCCCCCCGGGTTTATACTGGGGCGGTCGTAACCCGGAAGTTGCTAGAAGGTGCGAAAGGTGACGAACTCGTCCTCCGCGAACGGGCTGCGCTACGACACGGTGTTTCTGGACGTGGACGGCACGCTGCTTTGGGTGGACCTGGACATCGAGGGGTACGTGAGGGACCTCGCGCCCTACGCCCCCGACGGCGGGCTCACCGTCGAGCGGGCGGCCGGTCCGCTGCGCGAGAGCGTGAGGACCCACATCGCCGAGAACATCAAGTACCGGACGGCCGGGGCGCTGAACGAGTTCAGGCGGCGCAACGCGCTCGCCACCGCCCGCAGGCTCGGCGTGGAGGCCCCGCCGGAGGTGATCACGGGGGCCGCGGAGCGCAGGATCTCCTTCCGGCCCTACCCGGAGTCCGAGGAGGTGCTGCGGGAGCTCCGGGGGCTGGGGGCCCGGCTGTACGTCGTCTCCAACTGGGACGTGCTGCTGGAGGAGGTGCTGCGGGATCTGGGGTGGCGGGGGTACTTCCAGGGGGTGGTGGCCTCCGCCGCCGTCGGCCGCGAGAAGCCCGACCCGGGCATCTTCGAGGAGGCGCTGCGGCGCAGCGGGGCGTCCCGGGGGCGCACCGTGCACGTGGGGAACGACCCCGTCGCGGACGTCGAGGGGGCGCGCGCCGCCGGGATAGACGCCGTGCTGGTGGACCGGCGGGGGGGAGGGGGGCATCCGGAGGCCGCCTTCGTCGTCTCCGACCTCCGGGAGGTGCCGGGGATAGTGCGGGGCGAGAGTTGACCGAGGCCTATCCCCCGCGGGGCCGGGTCGACCGGGAGAGGATCCAGCGCGCGGTGCGCGAGATACTGGTGGCCGTCGGCGAGGATCCGGAGCGGGAGGGGCTCCTGGGGACCCCGCGGAGGGTCGCCGAGGCCTACGAGTACCTCTTCTCCGGGCTCAGGGAGGACCCGCTGCGCCACCTTCAGGTCGGCTTCATGGAGGACTACCGGGACCTCATCATCGTCCGGGACATCTACCTCGCCTCGCTCTGCGAGCACCACCTGCTGCCGTTTATCGGGAGGGCGCACGTGGCCTACGCCCCGCGGGGCAAGGTGGTGGGGATCTCCAAGCTCGCCCGGCTGGTGGAGGGCTACGCCCGCCGGCCCCAGCTGCAGGAGCGGCTCACCTCCCAGATCGCCGACGCCCTCTACGAGGGGCTCGGCTCGCGGGGGTCGCTGGTCATCGTCGAGGCGGACCACTCGTGCATGACGATGCGGGGGGTGCAGAAGCCCGGGAGCGTCACCGTGACCTCGGCCTCCCGGGGCATCTACCGGGAGGACGGGGCGCTGCGCTCCGAGCTCACGGACCTCATCCTGCGCGGGCGGGAGATCTGAGGGCCTCCGGCAGCGCGGCGAGCGCCGCCCCGGCGATCCCGGCGTCGTTGTGCATCCTCGCGATCTGCACGGGGGTGCGGGGGCTTATGCGGTGCATGAACTTCTCCGCCTTCTTGCTGGTCCCGCCGCCGATGATGATCAGGTCGGGCCACAGCAAATCCTCCACGGCGCGCAGGTAGGCGTCGAAGCGCTGGGCCCACTCCCGCCACTTGAGGTTCTCCCTCTTGCGGGCCGCGTCGGAGGCGATGTGCTCGGCCTCGTGCCCCTGGAGCTCTATGTGCCCCAGCTCCGTGTTGGGGACGAGGCGGCCGTCCACGAAGAGCGCGGTCCCGAGGCCGGTCCCCACCGTGATCATCAGGACCACCCCCTCCACCTCCCGGCCCGCGCCCCAGCGCACCTCGGCCAGCCCGGCCGCGTCGGCGTCGTTTATCACGCCGGCCTCGCTCCCCAGCCGCTCGCGGAGGGCGGCTTGCAGGTCGAAGCCGATGTTGGAGGGGTCCACGTTGGCCGCGGTGCGGACGACCCCGTCCTTTATGACGGCGGGGAAGCCGCAGCCGACCGGCCCCTCCCACCCGAAGCGCCCGGCGAGGGCGGCTATGGTCTCCACTATGGCCTCCGGCGTGGAGGGCTGCGGGGTCTCGATGCGCACCCTCTCCTCCAGAAGCTCCCCCGTCTTCACGCTCACCGGGGCGCCCTTTATCGCCGAGCCCCCCACGTCTATGCCGAGTACCTCCTGCATGCCACCTCCACAAAAGAGAGCTCCCCAGGCGGACATTCTAGTGCGCGGGGCGGGGGAAGGCCACGGCGGGGGAGAGCGCCCGTACGCGCACCCTCTCGCCGGGCCTGAGGCGGATGCTCCCCGGCAGCCGGGCCTGCAGCCCCTCGCCGCCGGGGAGGCGCAGCCGGACGAGCTGGTCGTGGCCGTAGAACTCCCTCTCCGCCACCTCCGCCTCCCCCTCCGGGGAGGGCTCGAGCGCGAGCTGCTCGGGCCGGAGCATCAGCTCCACGCCGCCCCGGGCGGGCTCCCGCAGCGGCACCTCCCCGAGGGCGCACAGCGCCCTCTCGCCCTCCGCCGTCCCGGGCAGGAGGTTCGCCTCCCCCACGAAGCCGGCCACCCGGCGGTCGGCCGGCCGCTCGTAGAGCTCTTCCGGGGTTGCGCTCTGCACCACCCTCCCCTCGAACATCACCGCGACCCGGTCCGCCAGGGAGAGGGCCTCCTCCTGGTCGTGGGTGACGAAGAGGGCGGTGGTCCCGGCGGCGAGCAGGATGCGCCGCATCTCGGCCCGCACCCGCGCCCGGAGCGCCGCGTCCAGGTTGGAGAAGGGCTCGTCCAGCAGCACGACCGCCGGCTCCGGGGCGAGGGCCCGCGCCAGGGCCACGCGCTGCTGCTGGCCGCCGGAGAGCTCGTGCGGCATCCTCTCCTCGAGCCCCTCCAGGCGGGCCAGCCGCAGCACCGCCTCCAGCCGGGCCTCCCGCTTCTCGCGCCCCAGCCCGTAGGCAACGTTCTGCCGGACGGTGAGGTGGGGGAAGAGGGCGTAGTCCTGGAAGACCACGCCCGTCCGCCGCCGCTCGGGGGGGACGAAGACGCCCGGCGCGGCCACCGGTCGGCCGGAGATCTCGATCCTCCCCCCGTCCGGGGGCTCGAAGCCCGCGAGGAGCCGCAGCGTGGTGGTCTTGCCGCACCCGGAGGGGCCGAGGAGGGCCAGGATCTCGCCGCGCCTCACCTCGAGGCTCAGCCCCTCCACCGCCCGCACCGGCCCGTAGCGGCGGGAGACGTTCTCCAGGCGCACCATCGCGGCGCTCACCGCAGGCGCTCCCGGATCGTCAGCAGGTACATGGGGAGGGCGGAGAGCGCGATGAGCAGCAGCGCCGGGGCCGCCGCCCGGGCGAAGAAGGCGTCGCTGGTGGCGCTCCAGACCCTGGTGGCCAGCGTCTCGAAGCCCGTGGGGCTGAGCAGCAGCGTGGCGGGGAGCTCCTTGAGCGTGGTGAGGAAGACCAGCGCCGCCCCGGCCAGGATGCCCGGCGCGGCCAGCGGCACGGTCACCGTCGCCAGCGTCGCCGCCCGCCCGCGCCCCAGGCTGCGGGACGCCTCCTCGACGCTGGGCTTTATCTGCAGCAGCGCCGAGCGGGTGGCCCCGACGGCCTGGGGCATGAAGTGGACCGCGTAGGCGAAGACGAGTATGGCCAGCGTCTGGTACAGGGCCGGCGCGTAGTTGGCCCCGAAGAAGACCAGCGAGAGCGCGAGGGCTATGCCGGGCAGCGCGTACCCCAGGTAGGCCAGCCGCTCCACCATCCCCGCCACCGGCCCCGGGTGCCGCGCCGAGAGGGCGGCGACCGGCAGCGCCCCGAGCGCCGTCACCGCCGCCGCGAGCGAGGCGGCCAGGACCGAGTTGGCCGCGGCCGCCCACAGCGGCTGCAGCGACTCCCCGCCCGCCAGCCCGCGCACCAGCCAGAACAGCAGCACCCCCACCGGCGCGGCGAGCGCCAGGGCGACCACCGAGGCGCAGAAGAGCAAAGCGGGCCACCGCCAGCGGCCCAGATGCACCGTCGCCGGCGGGCGCGCGCTCCCCGCCGAGCTGCGGTGGTAGGCGGCCCGGCCGCGCGTCCTTCCCTCCAGCGTCAGCACGGCGGCGGTCAGCGCCACCAGCATCAGCCCGAGCACCGCCGCCGGGGTCCGGTCGAAGGCCGAGCGGTACTGGATGTAGATCTCGCGGGAGAAAGTGTCGTACTGCAGCAGCGAGACGACCCCGAAGTCGCTCAGCGAGTACAGGGCCACCAGGATGGCCCCGGCGGCGATCCCCGGCCGCAGCTGGGGGAGGGTGACCCGGAAGAAGGTCCCCCAGGGGCCGAGGCCGAGGCTCCTCGAGGCCTCCTCGAGCGCCGGGTCGACGCCCCGCAGGGCGCTGCGGGCGGTCAGCAGGACGTAGGGGTAGGTGAAGAGGGTGAGCGCGAGCGCCGCCCCGGGGAAGCCGTAGATCTCCGGCAGCCGCTCCACCCCGAGCGGCTCGAGCGCCCCCTGCAGCATCCCCCGCGGCCCGAGGGCGCTCACCAGCACGAAG is a window of Rubrobacter xylanophilus DSM 9941 DNA encoding:
- a CDS encoding aminopeptidase, with protein sequence MRDERLRKLARLLVEYSIGAREGEQVLLSGGAAAGPLIREVYTSLLEAGAIPFVHASLPGLQERFFEHARELHYRKTPPMVRALYERADAFVNILAPTNTRALAGVDPEKQQALSRRDKELSDMVLKRDRWVLTLFPTDALAQESEMGLEEYEDFVFAAMALEEEDPVAFWREKSRRQERLKERLERAREIRITGPETDLTLSVEGRTFVNSAGTHNMPCGEVFTGPVEDSANGRIYFGVPVAVAGREVSGVRLRFENGRVVEASAEKGEEYLRSMLDADEGARYLGELGIGTNYHIPRPTRNILFDEKLGGTVHLALGRSYEATGGRNSSSIHWDLICDLRGGGEIRADGELVQKDGRFVGLELG
- a CDS encoding type IV pilus twitching motility protein PilT — translated: MSGMVAENGLGDFLLEMLEAGASDLHLTAGSPPAVRVDGEVRPLDHPPLTPVATRDLVYDILTDEQRRRLENDWELDFSYSVPGAARFRVNVYFQRGSLGAAFRAIPHEIKGLGELGLPEAVEGLTEKPRGLVLVTGPTGSGKSTTLAAMIDRINETRSGHIMSIEDPIEFLHRHKRCIVNQREVSSDTRSFAAALRHVLRQDPDVILVGEMRDLETISLAVTAAETGHLVFGTLHTQDAPQTVDRIVDVFPPHQQAQVRAQLANALQGIVTQTLLRRRDGRGRVVACEVLVATPGVRNLIREGKNHQLYSAMQTGGKFGMQTLDAALAGLVRRGVVSPEEAGRHASNPDELRRLAGAYAGGARGVF
- a CDS encoding ABC transporter ATP-binding protein, producing the protein MSAAMVRLENVSRRYGPVRAVEGLSLEVRRGEILALLGPSGCGKTTTLRLLAGFEPPDGGRIEISGRPVAAPGVFVPPERRRTGVVFQDYALFPHLTVRQNVAYGLGREKREARLEAVLRLARLEGLEERMPHELSGGQQQRVALARALAPEPAVVLLDEPFSNLDAALRARVRAEMRRILLAAGTTALFVTHDQEEALSLADRVAVMFEGRVVQSATPEELYERPADRRVAGFVGEANLLPGTAEGERALCALGEVPLREPARGGVELMLRPEQLALEPSPEGEAEVAEREFYGHDQLVRLRLPGGEGLQARLPGSIRLRPGERVRVRALSPAVAFPRPAH
- the ppgK gene encoding polyphosphate--glucose phosphotransferase; the encoded protein is MQEVLGIDVGGSAIKGAPVSVKTGELLEERVRIETPQPSTPEAIVETIAALAGRFGWEGPVGCGFPAVIKDGVVRTAANVDPSNIGFDLQAALRERLGSEAGVINDADAAGLAEVRWGAGREVEGVVLMITVGTGLGTALFVDGRLVPNTELGHIELQGHEAEHIASDAARKRENLKWREWAQRFDAYLRAVEDLLWPDLIIIGGGTSKKAEKFMHRISPRTPVQIARMHNDAGIAGAALAALPEALRSPARAG
- a CDS encoding type IV pilus twitching motility protein PilT is translated as MESSGGGPGNRRDLSRIEGLLEEMVAMGGSDLHLKVGSPPVVRVDGLLRRLEGFADLEPAHTVEALSQILPAALARDFEVEGEADFSYSVEGLGRFRVNAFRQRGSVSLAMRFVPFEVPRFEELGLPEAVGRLAREERGIVLVTGTTGSGKSTTLAAMIDLINRSEARHIVTVEDPIEFLHRDRRSIINQREVGMDTASFSRALRRVLRQDPDVILIGEIRDAETAQIALSAAETGHLVLSTLHTVDATETVNRLIDLFPPHERVQVRSMLAGTLRGIVGQRLLRARDGGRVVACEVLVATGRIREFILDASKTAQIQEAIAEGGYYGMQTYDQALLELVREGRVGYEEAVRASSQPQNFRLMVRSLGIGG
- a CDS encoding HAD family hydrolase codes for the protein MTNSSSANGLRYDTVFLDVDGTLLWVDLDIEGYVRDLAPYAPDGGLTVERAAGPLRESVRTHIAENIKYRTAGALNEFRRRNALATARRLGVEAPPEVITGAAERRISFRPYPESEEVLRELRGLGARLYVVSNWDVLLEEVLRDLGWRGYFQGVVASAAVGREKPDPGIFEEALRRSGASRGRTVHVGNDPVADVEGARAAGIDAVLVDRRGGGGHPEAAFVVSDLREVPGIVRGES
- a CDS encoding GspE/PulE family protein; translated protein: MAAGSGTTGGRERNRSVWSLLLSEGSLTEEQLHRAVEAQKHDPRDLGQILVSLGYVSAEELARARARRLGLGYLEPSERDVDPAALGLVPERVLRRHRALPLRLEEGRLVAALADPTDLQALDDLRMLSGYPVTPVVATEEAIRRLQIKLFAVDERVTGILREAELREAREEDDDLDLGAGAGAEERPVIRLVSSILQQAISDGASDIHLEPRPGRLAVRVRVDGLLREVMSIPHRLQSGVISRLKLVSGLDIAERRLPQDGRFSVRIGQQKVDFRVASLPTVHGEKVVLRLLDNSHAAARLPELGLSPELHRRYESVFRRPYGAILVTGPTGSGKSTTLYATLAELNDPRKNIITVEDPVEYRIEGINQIQVNPRIGLSFASALRSILRSDPDVVMIGEIRDHETAKIAVESALTGHLVLATLHTSDAPGALTRLTDMGVEPFLTASAVDCVVAQRLARRLCERCRRPAEVERGLLEGIGFPFQLISEEEASFHRAVGCEWCGGTGYRGRIGVYELMMVDEAVGELVLRRASTAEIARAAEAGGMVRLREDALLKAARGTTTIEEALRTVV
- the folE gene encoding GTP cyclohydrolase I FolE, translated to MTEAYPPRGRVDRERIQRAVREILVAVGEDPEREGLLGTPRRVAEAYEYLFSGLREDPLRHLQVGFMEDYRDLIIVRDIYLASLCEHHLLPFIGRAHVAYAPRGKVVGISKLARLVEGYARRPQLQERLTSQIADALYEGLGSRGSLVIVEADHSCMTMRGVQKPGSVTVTSASRGIYREDGALRSELTDLILRGREI
- a CDS encoding ABC transporter permease, with protein sequence MLFGRAVRERPPVLLLLPALLVAAAMLLPPAYLAIRALEGGWEEAAEVLLDPETLAVLGRSALLAATVTAAATAVAVTVAWLTVRTDLPGRRAWAVLAALPLVIPSYVGGFVLVSALGPRGMLQGALEPLGVERLPEIYGFPGAALALTLFTYPYVLLTARSALRGVDPALEEASRSLGLGPWGTFFRVTLPQLRPGIAAGAILVALYSLSDFGVVSLLQYDTFSREIYIQYRSAFDRTPAAVLGLMLVALTAAVLTLEGRTRGRAAYHRSSAGSARPPATVHLGRWRWPALLFCASVVALALAAPVGVLLFWLVRGLAGGESLQPLWAAAANSVLAASLAAAVTALGALPVAALSARHPGPVAGMVERLAYLGYALPGIALALSLVFFGANYAPALYQTLAILVFAYAVHFMPQAVGATRSALLQIKPSVEEASRSLGRGRAATLATVTVPLAAPGILAGAALVFLTTLKELPATLLLSPTGFETLATRVWSATSDAFFARAAAPALLLIALSALPMYLLTIRERLR